The nucleotide sequence CTGACGGAAAGACCACCGATGACCAATGACATGATGAGCGTGCGCTCCTCGGATTTTGCCGAATGACGATCCGCTACGAAACCAGGCGCAGCGATGACCATGACCTTCGAGAGCGGATGAAGGCGCTGGCGCATGAACGCCGCTGCTTTGGATATCGACGCCTTCATGTGCTGCTCATGCGTGAGGGTCGCCTTGTGAACCACAAGCGGCTCTTCCGGCTCTATCGGGAGGAGAAGCTGTCAGTGCGCAAACGTGGCGGCCGGAAGCGAGCGATCGGCACACCCGCGCCGATGCTGATCCCGATGGCAGCCACTGATCGATGGTCGCTGGACTTCGTGTCGGATTAACTCACCGATGGTCGCAGGTTCCGGGTGTTTGCGGTCGTCGGCGATTGCACCAGGGAATGCCTGGGCCTCGTCGCCGATACGTCCCTTTCCGGCCTGCGGGTTGCCCTTGAGTTGGACCGGATCATCGAGGAACGAGGCAAGCCGAAGATGATCGTCAGCGACAAATGGCAGCGAGTTCACCAGCAACGCGATCCTGCAATGGACGGATTGGACCAAGGTGGAATAGCACTACATCGCACCGGGTAAGCCGATCCAAAATGCCTTCATCGAAAGCTTCAATGGGCGGCTGCGAGACGAATTCTTGAATGAACGCTAATCTCGGCACTGACCCATGTTGCTCGCTCAGCGCTTTCAAACTGGCGCAGCGATTATAATCCTGTTTCATAACGCCCATCGTTTATGTTGTGGAAGAGAATAGGTTTTCCTGATCTGGATGCGATCCTGTGGGGTGTCGAGGGTTCTGCCGGGCGCGATCGAGGATCTGACGTGCTTGCGGGGTGGCGAGTTTGGAACGGCTGAAGATCCATGGGCCATCGGGTAGCGGATGAGCCCCCTCAATATCGCCAGCCTCGGCCGCCAGACGCGGCGTTTTGGCGTTATCCCGACCAACTTCGCCGCACCGCCCAGATTAAGCCACGGCTCGACCCCGTCGACCTGGGGACGGAAGACCGGAATCTTGCGATATGACCTCAGCGCGGTGACCCGCTCCCGTGTCCACCGATTGCCATTGCCGGTCGTCAGTCCGTTGCGATTGAGGACACCGGCAATCACATCATCATTGGCGATAAGGACGAGCTGTCGTACGGCGTCGACGATATCCTCAGGCTGTCAGTACCGGCGCAATACTCCCCAATAGTGCCGTTTGAGTCTTCCCCAGGTGCTGCGGCCATCGGTCTTCCGGGGCGCGCCCCGGAAGACCGATGGCCCGTCATCGCCGATACTCCTTCCGATGGTCGGAAGGGGATGTTGGTGATCAAGCTGAGGGAGACGATCATGATCCTGGATCTGCATCAGCAGGGGCTGACGGTGTCAGCTATTTCCAGAGAAACAGGCATCGATCGCAAGGCGGTGCGCAAGTACATAGAGCGAGGCCTCGAAGCTCCAGCCTATGGTCCAAGAAAGCCTCGGGCGACGGTCATCGACCCGTTCGCTTCATACCTGCGGGAACGGGTAAAATCCTACCCTGGTCTGACGGCAGTCGATTATTTCGAGAACTGCGTGAACGAGGCTATACCGGCGGCTACACGGCTGTGACGGATTTTCTCCGCGAGGTTCTCGCCTTCTACGATGCCATCGGCAAGGTCCTGGCGCAGGAGGGCCGCCCATGAGCGCGACCCTTGATTCCATTCCGTCCATGATCGATCGTATCCCTCATGATCTCGTCGGCCTGAAGATGCCACGTGCACTCGAAGCTCTCGACCATGTCGTTCGACGCGTCGAGCACGGTGAGCTTTCCGCCCTGGAAGCCATTGATATCCTTCTCTCCGAGGAACTCACCTTACGCGAGAACAGCCGGATCAAGACCGCACTGCGAATGGGTAGGCTTGCCACGATCAAGACGCTCGCCGGCTTCGACTTCACCTTCCAGCCTTCGCTCGATCGCGATCGTATCCTCACCCTGGCGCAGCTCGGCTTCGTCGATCGTCATGAAGCCGTTCATTTCCTTGGCCCACCGGGAACAGGCAAAAGCCATCTCGCCACAGCGCTCGGCGTCGAAACCGTGAAGGCCGGAAAGAGCGTGTATTTTACGACGCTCGCCGATCTCATTGGTTCGCTTGCCCGTTCCGAACGAGAAGGCAGGCTTCAGGATCGCATTCGCTTCTTCTGCAGGCCAAGCTTGCTGATCGTCGACCAGATCGGCTACCTGCCGGTCGTCCAAGGCGGCGGCAATCTCTTCTTTCAGCTCGTCAACGCCCGATATGAACGCGGCGCGATGATCCTGACGTCAAACCGCGGCTTCGCGGAATGGGGCGATGTGTTCGGAGATCCCGTCGCGACGGCGCTGCTCGACAGATTGATTCAGGAGATGCCGAACTCGCGGCACAGCGCCGCAATCTTCTCGCCATCCAGAACCCGCGCAACGAATTTGAGACGCTCGTCCATGAGATTACACTCCTGCCAAGGCACCTTTGCTCTCCTCGCAAAGGCCAAAAGTGTAACCCATGTCTCCGGTATGAACTGTCACCCTTCTCTCGGGAAGGACACTCACGGATCGGTCGAACATCCACGCCGGGACTTCAATAAGCCGATCAGAAGAAGCGCCAGAAAGGCTGCAGCGAAAAATAGCCGTTCCTTTGGTCAGCGCCTCATGGACGTGGACGAACTGACCGGACCAGGGATGCCACGGATACAAAAGCTCACGAACCTCCGTCCCGTGGGTGTTCTGTCGTCGTGTTGTACAATAATTTCCGGCCCTCGGCTGGATGACACCTGCCGAGTTCTCTCAAACAATCAACCCGCGACTTGATGCGGTGCTGCGCAGCCGGAATGGCCGCACCGCAACCCGCCGTTACCGCCCCGAATACAGCAACCGCTGGAACGAATTCAAAATTGGATAAAACTTAGGGGCAAGGTCAATCACCGAGTAAGCTCCCGGAAAGGGCCGCCTTCCAACGCTGATGTGAATATCGGAAGTCGTAGAACCGCTGCTGTTTGCGTCGGTGTCCAGTCCCAAGCCAGCAATCGCTCCAGCCTGCTGAACCGCAACCTGTCTCGGCTTTGGCGTCCCACAGACTGGCGTCTGCCCGCTCATTTGTTTTCGTTCTTTTAATTTGCAAGCAGTTCAATGAAAGACGGTTTCGCTGTTGTTATAATGATTGCGATTGTAATAATATAAACTGAAATTGTGGAAGTATAATATTGATTTGGGATTTAATAGGACTAGGCTTTCCATTGCTCCTGGCGGCGAAGCCCCGGACGGAACAAAATCGTTCCAATTCCATGGAGGAAGTCATGGCGCAGGCCAAACCGGCTCCGTATGATACTGCTACCGACCAGCATAATCGCGTGTGTATCGACGGCTTTAAGGTCGTAAGCACGCGTTTGCGATCGGCTGAATATGAGACCTTCTCCCACCAAGCGCGCTCGCTGGGACTGTCTGACAGTATGGCCATGCGCGTTGCAGTGCGCCGCATTGGGGGCTTTCTCGAAATAGATGAAAAAACGCGTGGTAAGATGGAAGGTATTCTTTTGTCCATGGGAACGCTTTCAGGCAATATTGCCGCCCTGTTGTCTGCTTACGCGGATAATCCGCGGCCGGATTTGGAGGCCCTGAGAGCCGAACGTATCGCTTTCGGCAAGGCGTTCGCCGACCTTGACGGCTTGCTCCGTTCTATTTTGTCCGTATCCCGCCGGCGTATAGATGGTTGCGCTATGCTGAAAGACACATTGCAGCGCTGACGTGGCACCCGCCCGGGAGCATGTTCGATGCCGGATCGACCTCAGGTTATCATTCGCATAGTACCTGATGGTGGAACTAGGACCCTCCAGCAGATCATCAATCAGCTGGAGTATCTCTCCCGGAAGGGAAAACTCGAGTTGCAGCGTTCAGCCCGGCACCTCGATATCCCCGTGCCGCCGGATCAAATCGCTGAACTTGCCCGAAGCTGGGTCCAGGAGACCGGAGTTTATGACGAAAGTCAGCCGGATGAGCGAAGGGAACAGGAGTTGACCACGCATATTATTGTAAGCTTCCCCCCGGGCACAGGTCGAGCAGATGCTTATGCGGCGAGCCGCGAGTGGGCAGCCGAGATGTTTGGGTCAGGCAACGGGGGCGGGCGATACAACTATCTTACGGCCTTCCACGTTGACCGCGATCACCCGCACCTGCATGTCGTGGTCAACCGCCGCGAACTTCTGGGACGTGAGTGGCTGAAGATTTCGCGGCGCCACCCGCATCTGAATTACGAAGCCTTGCGCATGAAGATGGCCGAGATTTCGCTCCGCCACGGCATTGTCCTTGATGCCAGCTCACGAGCAGAACGTGGTATCCTTGAGCGTCCGATGACTTACGCCCAGTTCCGGCGCCTTGAGCGGCAGGCCAGCCGGGTCCGGTTCGACGATGCAGATACGGAACAGGGGTCACCGCGTGAAGATCATCCCTTGCAGGACCAACCTGTGGATACGTTGCCTCCTGCCGGGCCTTCGAGCAAATCGAAGGCCGCAGTTCAACCGTCCGTCGCACATAACGCGTCGCCCGTTCCCTTGTTGGAGAGCGCAGGATTCGTTCCGGCGGGCAACCTCGGTGATGACGCACCAAATGCTGTCCGGGACGGCGCATGCAAGCCAAGGGACAATTCCGGAGTTCCTGGCACAGCAAACCAGAATGCGGTGCAGTCGCCAGACACCGCGCAAGAGAATCCAAAACGACGACGCGATGATGCTGGCGAGCCGAGTGGGGCAAAGGGCGGGAGATCAATTGCCACCGAGCCGGAGACAACCGCCCGGGAGCAGAACGATCGCAATAACCCCGCAACATTGCTGGCCGCCCCCCCCAGGTCACTGTCGTTGAATGACACCGCCCGTAGCGGATCGGCGACTGATTCACTGCCTGCGGTTTTCGAAAGCCAGCAGCAGAGACCGCTTTCCTCGAAGCGGGCACTTGAGGACGAGGCACCGGGTGACCGAAAACGGGCAAGGGATGGGAGCAGCCAGGATCGTCGCCGGGATTAGGACGCAGGTAAGGAGCCAATCATGACCCATGGGCAGTTCACCGATTATCGCGCGCGTCCGGCGCTGACAGTCTCGGACGACGGCCATGGAACGGCAACAATCCCGGCGCTGGAGGGGCAGATCAAGGTACGGGGCGGCGGAGAGGGCGCGGCAGTCGCGGCCGATCTGCCGACACGACCGAATGAAGGAGTGCACCCACATATCAGGGAAATGCCGGCGAGTACTGCTGCCGGCCTCATCGAGGCCGCTGCGGACTCGCCTGGCGCATTCGAAGCGACTGCAAATGTACCCGCCATCCTGCACAATAACAAAGGTGATTTCCGCGCCGCCATGCAGTACTTGCGCTCGCTTGAACCGGAACGATCAGACAGGCGCGCCGGTGAACCTGCCATGTCGCCGGAGCCGCCAGCACGGGCCGCGAAGCGACTGCGCGGAAACCAGTCCCCCGGCTGGACAGTCAAATCGGCCGTACAGCGGCAAAGCGCGCTCGGCAGTCTCTGCCAGCCGAGCAACGCCCATCCGAAGCGAGTGTATACAACATTCGGCCACCGACAGAAACAACACGGGGAAACTGGCAGGAAAGCTCATCAATTCCGGACGCCACTCCCGTCTCCTTACCCCATTCGGGTCCACCCGCGCATTGGTTCGGGAGGGATACCGATACGGATAGAAACTCGGCTGATACCATTCCGCTTGCGAACTGGGGGGTGGAGGAGACCGTGAAGCCGAAAATCTTGCGGTTCATGCGAACACTCCAACTTCCGACACGATGAGAGGTTCTCGCAGCGTGACACATACCGAAGTTCTGGACGATGCCGGCAGTACCCGCACGAAAGAACTCCACAGTCGTTTCCGCGAAGAAACGACCCCCGGATCATCTCAGGGGTTATTTCCGGGTACGCAAACCTCGCCACAAGGTCGCCACGAGGATATCCCCGACCTGAACGAAGCAGCTCTGGCCGAAATCGATGCGGCATACGACGCCCCGTTGAGAATGCCCGGGGGGACGACGAGTGTCATACCGGATATGCAGTCCGGATCAGGCGAGGCATTCCCCGGGGTCGTGGACGGGCCCTGCGTCGATCCGGAGATGCACGCTGTTAAACGCCATGGACTCTTGCCGCAAGCACCGGAGTGCGCTGCAGCGGAGCCCTGTGGCTGGCCTGGCTTCACATCGGCCGATCTTGAAAAAATCGATGCAATCGTGAGTTTTCGCTCGGACGGTTGGTCCCCGACGCGAAACATTCCGCCGAAATTCACCGCGGCTGGTCCCGACAGCGTCTCCCGGAATGGGCGCGCTGTCAGAAATTCGCCCGGGATGCCGGCCTGCGACACGGCGCACGCCGGGAATTTTCCGATCTGTCCGGCGCTGAAACGGCTCACATCAAGAAGTGTGCGCGGCTCGCAACGACCACTGCTGAAAAGGGAAAGCAACAGATATCGTCTCCGGCTGACCTGCGGTCCGGTTC is from Rhizobium etli CFN 42 and encodes:
- the virD1 gene encoding T-DNA border endonuclease subunit VirD1, coding for MAQAKPAPYDTATDQHNRVCIDGFKVVSTRLRSAEYETFSHQARSLGLSDSMAMRVAVRRIGGFLEIDEKTRGKMEGILLSMGTLSGNIAALLSAYADNPRPDLEALRAERIAFGKAFADLDGLLRSILSVSRRRIDGCAMLKDTLQR
- a CDS encoding T-DNA border endonuclease VirD2, with the translated sequence MPDRPQVIIRIVPDGGTRTLQQIINQLEYLSRKGKLELQRSARHLDIPVPPDQIAELARSWVQETGVYDESQPDERREQELTTHIIVSFPPGTGRADAYAASREWAAEMFGSGNGGGRYNYLTAFHVDRDHPHLHVVVNRRELLGREWLKISRRHPHLNYEALRMKMAEISLRHGIVLDASSRAERGILERPMTYAQFRRLERQASRVRFDDADTEQGSPREDHPLQDQPVDTLPPAGPSSKSKAAVQPSVAHNASPVPLLESAGFVPAGNLGDDAPNAVRDGACKPRDNSGVPGTANQNAVQSPDTAQENPKRRRDDAGEPSGAKGGRSIATEPETTAREQNDRNNPATLLAAPPRSLSLNDTARSGSATDSLPAVFESQQQRPLSSKRALEDEAPGDRKRARDGSSQDRRRD